A part of Thermococcus sp. JdF3 genomic DNA contains:
- a CDS encoding sodium-dependent transporter, producing the protein MEQQRDQWATKIGLILAMAGNAVGLGNFVRFPTQVAQNGGGAFMVPYFIALFFLGIPVMWIEWVAGRYGGKYGHGTLGPTYYLMARERVKPKSALWWGVISGMLAFSLTVLLNSYYLHLIGWSAAYSYFSATGAYFGQNTGEFFGNYLGNHAQVMLFWGITVILLAIAVGQGVSKGIERWVKVMMPLLYVFAIIMVGYVFVLGSPIDPNWSTIDGFRFIWSPNWAYLKDHFATVMLAATGQIFFTLSLGMGIIQNYASYLGPDDDVALSGLATVSLNEFAEVVLGGSLAVPLATAYAPKIVPPEVLAQGKSEALAWIGQKFGLGFSYTSLPNVFVSMGDIGKLFGAMWFLLLWFAGFTSAIAMYNYLTALLEEDLNIKRKVGTWVVLVLYFIAGLPVVYISGYLDQVDAWVSFQLTLLALFDIIVAVYLFKPDNFWKELHQGAYMKVPGWYKPILLYIAPVLLLIPLIGSAQSLVGATLEWPARLAIIFMWIVGAVESYYSIKRKYNEEIEKNEVIIRV; encoded by the coding sequence GTGGAACAACAGAGGGATCAATGGGCAACTAAGATTGGTTTGATTTTAGCAATGGCTGGAAACGCCGTCGGTTTGGGCAACTTCGTGAGGTTCCCAACGCAGGTTGCCCAGAACGGTGGCGGAGCCTTTATGGTGCCGTACTTTATAGCTCTGTTCTTCCTGGGAATACCAGTGATGTGGATTGAGTGGGTCGCCGGTCGCTACGGTGGAAAGTATGGTCACGGTACCCTCGGTCCCACGTACTACCTCATGGCCAGGGAGCGCGTTAAGCCAAAGAGCGCACTGTGGTGGGGAGTCATCAGCGGAATGCTGGCCTTCTCACTAACCGTTCTCCTGAACAGCTACTACCTCCACCTCATCGGCTGGTCCGCGGCTTACTCCTACTTCAGCGCCACAGGCGCCTACTTCGGCCAGAACACAGGAGAGTTCTTCGGCAACTACCTCGGCAACCACGCCCAGGTTATGTTATTCTGGGGCATAACCGTTATCCTCCTCGCCATAGCCGTCGGACAGGGCGTCAGCAAGGGTATAGAGCGCTGGGTTAAGGTAATGATGCCGCTCCTCTACGTCTTCGCCATCATAATGGTCGGCTACGTGTTCGTCCTCGGCTCACCAATAGACCCCAACTGGAGCACCATTGACGGATTCAGGTTCATCTGGAGCCCCAACTGGGCGTACCTCAAGGACCACTTCGCGACGGTCATGCTGGCAGCCACGGGACAGATATTCTTCACGCTGTCCCTTGGTATGGGTATCATCCAGAACTACGCCAGCTACCTCGGTCCGGATGACGACGTCGCCCTCAGCGGTCTCGCAACGGTTTCCCTGAACGAGTTCGCGGAGGTCGTCCTCGGCGGTTCACTCGCCGTCCCGCTGGCGACTGCCTACGCCCCCAAGATCGTGCCGCCCGAGGTTCTTGCCCAGGGTAAGAGCGAGGCCCTCGCGTGGATAGGCCAGAAGTTCGGCCTTGGATTCTCCTACACCAGCCTGCCCAACGTCTTCGTCAGCATGGGCGACATAGGCAAGCTCTTCGGAGCAATGTGGTTCCTCCTCCTCTGGTTCGCGGGCTTCACCTCCGCCATAGCCATGTACAACTACCTCACCGCCCTCCTCGAGGAGGACCTCAACATCAAGAGAAAGGTCGGAACCTGGGTAGTGCTCGTGCTCTACTTCATCGCGGGCCTTCCTGTGGTGTACATCAGCGGCTACCTCGACCAGGTTGACGCGTGGGTCAGCTTCCAGCTGACGCTGCTGGCGCTCTTCGACATCATAGTGGCGGTGTACCTCTTCAAGCCCGACAACTTCTGGAAGGAGCTGCACCAGGGAGCCTACATGAAAGTCCCCGGATGGTACAAGCCGATACTGCTCTACATAGCCCCAGTACTCCTGCTGATACCGCTGATAGGATCCGCCCAGAGCCTCGTTGGAGCAACCCTCGAGTGGCCGGCCAGGCTGGCAATAATCTTCATGTGGATCGTCGGTGCAGTGGAGAGCTACTACTCCATCAAGCGCAAGTACAACGAGGAGATCGAGAAGAACGAGGTCATCATAAGGGTCTGA
- the gdhA gene encoding glutamate dehydrogenase, translating to MVEIDPFEMAVQQLERAAQFMEISEEALEWLKKPMRIVEVSVPLEMDDGSVKVFTGFRVQHNWARGPTKGGIRWHPAETLSTVKALATWMTWKVAVVDLPYGGGKGGIIVNPKELSEREKERLARNYIRAIYDVISPYTDIPAPDVYTNPQIMAWMMDEYEVISRRKGPSFGIITGKPPGVGGIVARMDATARGASYTVREAAKALGMDLKDKTIAIQGYGNAGYYMAKIMSEEYGMKVVAVSDSKGGIYNPDGLNADEILEWKKKNGSVKDFPGATNITNEELLELEVDVLAPSAIEGVITKDNADKIKAKIVAELANGPTTPEADEILHEKGVLIIPDFLCNAGGVTVSYFEWVQNINGFYWTVEETRKRLDDKMTKAFWDVYNTHKEKAIPMRDAAYVVAVQRVYDAMKHRGWVKK from the coding sequence ATGGTCGAGATTGACCCCTTTGAGATGGCCGTTCAGCAGCTCGAGAGGGCTGCCCAGTTCATGGAGATAAGCGAAGAGGCCCTCGAGTGGCTCAAGAAGCCCATGAGGATTGTTGAGGTCAGCGTCCCGCTCGAGATGGACGACGGTTCTGTTAAGGTTTTCACCGGTTTCCGCGTTCAGCACAACTGGGCCCGCGGTCCGACCAAGGGTGGTATAAGGTGGCACCCGGCCGAGACCCTCAGCACCGTTAAGGCCCTCGCCACCTGGATGACCTGGAAGGTCGCCGTTGTTGACCTCCCCTACGGTGGAGGTAAGGGTGGTATCATCGTCAACCCGAAGGAGCTCAGCGAGAGGGAGAAGGAGAGGCTCGCCAGGAACTACATAAGGGCCATCTACGACGTCATCAGCCCGTACACCGACATTCCGGCTCCTGACGTTTACACCAACCCGCAGATCATGGCCTGGATGATGGACGAGTACGAGGTCATCAGCAGGAGGAAGGGCCCGAGCTTCGGTATAATAACCGGTAAGCCGCCTGGCGTCGGCGGTATCGTCGCCAGGATGGACGCCACCGCCAGGGGCGCCAGCTACACCGTCCGTGAGGCCGCCAAGGCCCTCGGCATGGACCTCAAGGACAAGACCATCGCCATCCAGGGTTACGGTAACGCCGGCTACTACATGGCCAAGATCATGAGCGAGGAGTACGGCATGAAGGTCGTCGCCGTCAGCGACAGCAAGGGCGGCATCTACAACCCGGACGGCCTCAACGCCGATGAGATCCTCGAGTGGAAGAAGAAGAACGGCAGCGTCAAGGACTTCCCGGGAGCCACCAACATCACCAACGAGGAGCTCCTCGAGCTCGAGGTTGACGTCCTCGCCCCGAGCGCCATCGAGGGTGTTATCACCAAGGACAACGCCGACAAGATCAAGGCCAAGATCGTCGCCGAGCTCGCCAACGGTCCGACCACCCCGGAGGCCGACGAGATCCTCCACGAGAAGGGCGTCCTCATCATACCGGACTTCCTCTGTAACGCCGGCGGTGTTACCGTCAGCTACTTCGAGTGGGTCCAGAACATCAACGGCTTCTACTGGACCGTCGAGGAGACCAGGAAGAGGCTCGACGACAAGATGACCAAGGCCTTCTGGGACGTCTACAACACCCACAAGGAGAAGGCCATCCCGATGAGGGATGCCGCCTATGTCGTCGCCGTCCAGAGGGTCTACGACGCCATGAAGCACCGCGGATGGGTGAAGAAGTGA
- a CDS encoding potassium channel family protein translates to MGMEEDFELVGFRTFFREFLGVLYYVRSILLGLFAIIAAMGVLIAREEGLSIGDGIYFAFISAYTVGYGDITPTTAVTKFLAAFVLPLLGMIFTGIMVAAAMKAIERLYRDRLGKF, encoded by the coding sequence ATGGGGATGGAAGAGGATTTCGAGCTCGTTGGCTTTCGCACCTTTTTCCGCGAATTTTTGGGGGTTCTCTACTACGTCAGGAGCATATTGCTCGGCCTCTTTGCGATAATAGCCGCCATGGGGGTTCTGATAGCAAGGGAAGAAGGCCTCAGTATCGGGGACGGCATATATTTCGCCTTCATATCGGCCTACACCGTTGGATACGGCGACATAACCCCCACGACGGCCGTCACGAAGTTCCTGGCGGCCTTTGTCCTCCCCCTTCTGGGGATGATATTCACCGGCATAATGGTTGCGGCGGCTATGAAAGCCATAGAAAGGCTCTACAGGGATAGGCTCGGGAAATTCTAA
- the psmB gene encoding archaeal proteasome endopeptidase complex subunit beta, translated as MTEKLKGTTTVGIVCKDGVVLAADRRASLGNMVLSENVTKVFWIDEHLALAGAGSVGDILSLVRLLRAEAKLYRAKVGKEMSVKALATLTSNVLHGSRFMPYFGWFLIAGHTGKPGLYSVDMAGGVTEDRFTAAGSGMEFAFSILEAEFKEEMTLEEGVKLALKAIKAATRRDVFTGGGVTLVTVTDEGYKEWSEEEIKGLLE; from the coding sequence TTGACTGAAAAGCTAAAGGGAACGACTACGGTCGGCATTGTATGTAAGGACGGCGTAGTCCTGGCAGCGGACAGAAGGGCATCGCTGGGCAACATGGTGCTCTCAGAGAACGTTACCAAGGTCTTCTGGATAGACGAACATCTGGCCCTGGCCGGTGCCGGCAGCGTCGGCGACATTCTCAGCCTCGTCAGGCTTCTGAGGGCCGAGGCCAAACTCTACCGGGCCAAGGTGGGTAAGGAAATGAGCGTTAAGGCCCTCGCGACCCTGACTTCTAACGTGCTTCACGGGAGCAGGTTCATGCCGTACTTTGGGTGGTTTCTCATAGCGGGCCACACCGGAAAGCCCGGGCTTTATTCGGTGGACATGGCCGGCGGGGTTACCGAGGACAGGTTCACGGCCGCCGGTTCAGGTATGGAGTTCGCCTTTTCGATACTTGAGGCGGAGTTTAAGGAGGAGATGACGCTGGAAGAGGGCGTTAAGCTCGCGCTCAAGGCAATAAAAGCCGCCACCAGAAGGGACGTTTTTACGGGCGGCGGCGTTACCCTCGTTACCGTTACGGATGAAGGATACAAAGAATGGAGCGAGGAGGAAATAAAGGGTCTTCTGGAATGA